One Deltaproteobacteria bacterium PRO3 genomic region harbors:
- a CDS encoding DUF3147 family protein — MHFLLKTLISALLIAAISEIAKRHTWFASIIASLPVTAVLAMIWLYYDTRDAQRVSALSYGVFWMVVPSLAFFLVLPLLLRHLPFAVAMPLGLAVMVGAYFLYGALLAKAGIKI, encoded by the coding sequence ATGCACTTCCTGCTTAAAACTCTGATCTCCGCCCTGCTGATCGCCGCGATCTCCGAGATCGCCAAGCGCCACACGTGGTTCGCCTCGATCATCGCCTCGCTGCCGGTCACCGCCGTCCTCGCCATGATTTGGCTCTACTACGACACCCGCGACGCCCAGCGCGTCTCAGCCCTCTCCTACGGCGTCTTCTGGATGGTCGTGCCCTCGCTGGCCTTTTTTCTCGTCCTACCCCTCCTGCTCAGACACCTCCCCTTCGCGGTCGCGATGCCGCTTGGCCTCGCCGTCATGGTGGGGGCGTATTTTCTCTACGGCGCCTTGCTCGCCAAGGCGGGGATCAAGATTTGA
- a CDS encoding deoxyhypusine synthase, with protein sequence MTGPVSQFIKKHYRHFNAAALVDASEGYVRHLDKGGKMFVTLAGAMSTAELGLSLAEMIRQDKVHGICCTGANLEEDVYNLVAHDHYERIPNYRDLTPEQEKALLDRHLNRVTDTCIPEHEAMRVIEKICVDAWQEAEAKKERFFPHQFFYKILLSGKLKGSYQIEPKNSWLLAAAEKNLPMFVPGWEDSTLGNMYAGHVIEGDVKNVHTVRTGIEYMIELADWYTKLTKNHSLGFFQIGGGIAGDFPICVVPMLHQDLQRPEVPLWGYFCQISDSTTSYGSYSGAVPNEKITWGKLGLETPKYIIESDATIVAPLMFAYILGW encoded by the coding sequence ATGACCGGTCCCGTCTCGCAATTCATCAAGAAGCACTACCGCCACTTCAACGCCGCCGCCCTGGTGGACGCCTCCGAGGGCTACGTGCGTCACCTCGACAAGGGCGGCAAGATGTTCGTCACGCTCGCCGGCGCTATGAGCACCGCCGAGTTGGGCCTCTCGCTGGCCGAGATGATACGCCAGGACAAGGTGCACGGAATCTGCTGCACGGGCGCCAACCTCGAGGAGGACGTCTACAACCTGGTCGCCCACGACCACTACGAGCGCATCCCCAACTACCGCGACCTGACGCCCGAGCAGGAGAAGGCCCTGCTCGACCGGCATTTGAACCGCGTCACCGACACCTGCATCCCCGAGCACGAGGCGATGCGGGTCATCGAGAAGATCTGCGTCGACGCCTGGCAGGAGGCCGAGGCCAAGAAGGAGCGCTTCTTCCCGCACCAGTTTTTCTACAAGATCCTGCTTTCCGGAAAATTAAAGGGCTCCTACCAGATCGAGCCCAAAAACAGCTGGCTGTTGGCCGCGGCCGAGAAGAACCTGCCGATGTTCGTACCGGGCTGGGAGGACTCGACCCTGGGCAACATGTACGCGGGGCACGTGATCGAGGGCGACGTGAAGAACGTCCACACCGTGCGCACCGGCATCGAGTACATGATCGAGCTGGCCGACTGGTACACCAAGCTCACCAAGAACCACTCGCTGGGCTTCTTCCAGATCGGCGGCGGCATCGCCGGCGACTTTCCGATCTGCGTCGTGCCGATGCTGCACCAGGACCTGCAGCGCCCCGAGGTGCCGCTTTGGGGCTACTTCTGCCAGATCAGCGACTCGACGACGAGCTACGGCTCCTACTCCGGCGCGGTCCCCAACGAGAAGATCACCTGGGGCAAGCTGGGGCTGGAGACGCCGAAGTACATCATCGAGAGCGACGCCACCATCGTGGCGCCCTTGATGTTCGCGTATATCTTGGGGTGGTAG